Proteins from a genomic interval of Tenacibaculum sp. SZ-18:
- a CDS encoding cobyric acid synthase — protein MTQKLRPIMLVGTGSDVGKSMLVTGICRILRQKGFTPAPFKAQNMSLNSFVTKDGLEIGRAQAVQAEAAKISCTTEMNPVLLKPSGANKSQVILNGKPIGDQTARSYFLGNNKQELFKEVKKAFNNLQEQFNPIVLEGAGSISELNLKHRDIVNMRMAKYANADVYLVADIDRGGVFASVYGSIELLDEDERKLIKGIIINKFRGDISLFEEGKQMIEELTNVPVLGVIPFTKDIYIEEEDSLALDTKNKAFNSGKINIAVILLPFISNFTDFNRLEKDERVHLFYTRNPEDLKKAEIIIIPGSKNTISDMQFLRNAGIAKEILNAYERKKKIIGICGGFQMLGRSISDPHHVENKIQTIPGLGIIPADTTMASEKTTLQCNFKFKEYPNICTGYEIHMGITTFDYQQKLNTLNGNLEGYFDENCWGTYIHGIFDNSIVINDLLSNFSIKQNTTTFDYQKYKEDNYDKLAIHLESNLDIDYIIRQMHS, from the coding sequence ATGACTCAAAAATTACGTCCAATAATGCTAGTTGGAACTGGCTCTGATGTAGGTAAAAGTATGTTAGTAACTGGTATTTGTCGCATTTTAAGACAAAAAGGATTTACTCCTGCTCCATTTAAAGCACAAAATATGTCCTTAAATAGTTTTGTAACTAAAGATGGATTAGAAATTGGACGAGCACAAGCAGTACAAGCAGAAGCTGCAAAAATTTCATGTACTACAGAAATGAATCCCGTTCTACTAAAACCTTCAGGAGCAAACAAATCTCAGGTCATTTTAAACGGAAAACCAATCGGAGATCAAACTGCTCGTTCCTATTTTTTAGGGAATAACAAACAAGAACTTTTTAAAGAAGTTAAAAAAGCCTTTAATAATCTTCAGGAACAATTTAATCCAATAGTTTTAGAAGGAGCCGGAAGTATTAGCGAATTAAATTTAAAACATCGGGACATTGTAAATATGCGTATGGCTAAGTATGCGAATGCTGATGTTTATCTTGTTGCAGATATTGATCGTGGAGGTGTTTTTGCAAGTGTTTATGGCAGCATTGAATTACTTGATGAAGATGAAAGAAAATTAATTAAAGGAATCATTATTAATAAATTTAGAGGTGACATTTCTTTATTTGAAGAAGGAAAACAAATGATTGAAGAACTTACTAATGTTCCAGTATTAGGAGTTATTCCTTTTACCAAGGATATATACATTGAAGAGGAAGATTCTTTAGCCCTAGACACTAAAAATAAAGCTTTCAATTCTGGAAAAATTAATATTGCTGTAATATTACTACCGTTTATTTCTAATTTTACTGATTTTAACAGACTAGAAAAAGATGAACGAGTGCATTTATTTTACACTCGAAATCCAGAAGACCTTAAAAAAGCAGAAATTATTATTATTCCAGGGAGTAAAAATACAATTTCTGATATGCAATTTTTACGAAATGCTGGGATCGCTAAAGAAATCTTGAATGCATATGAACGTAAGAAAAAAATTATAGGTATCTGTGGTGGATTTCAAATGTTGGGACGTTCAATCTCTGATCCACATCATGTTGAAAATAAAATCCAAACCATACCTGGCTTAGGAATTATACCCGCTGACACAACAATGGCTTCAGAAAAAACAACATTACAGTGTAATTTTAAATTCAAAGAATACCCTAATATTTGTACTGGTTATGAGATTCATATGGGAATTACTACTTTTGATTATCAACAAAAATTAAACACTCTTAATGGTAATTTAGAAGGATATTTTGATGAAAATTGTTGGGGAACTTACATTCATGGAATCTTTGATAATAGCATAGTTATTAATGACCTTTTGAGTAATTTTAGCATTAAACAAAACACAACAACTTTCGATTACCAAAAATATAAGGAAGATAATTATGATAAGCTTGCCATTCATTTAGAATCGAATTTAGACATAGATTATATTATCCGTCAAATGCATTCGTAG
- a CDS encoding pyridoxal phosphate-dependent aminotransferase — protein sequence MIEYGHGDDTHKFNGIDFKANFSSNVFNLGAHTELKEHLRKQLDLIESYPAPSSEDFIELLSKHHNTSNQNCLVTNGATEAFYLITNAFYGSNTTICTPSFSEYEQAGKANNLQLEFIERKSILQHKFTAKLAFICNPNNPDGFENTSEEIATIATLYPNTYFVIDEAYTEFTSNSISCIDLLKEYQNIILVKSLTKLFGIPGLRLGYILSSSSIINKLLQHKMPWNVNSLALQAGQFIFKNYNKILPDFESYFYDAKILQNEIDKLDDFEVIPTNTSYFLIRLSQPKASELKSYLINCHQLLIRNASNFRSLDEHYIRIASQTPEKNTLLIKALCSWNS from the coding sequence ATGATAGAATACGGCCACGGAGACGATACGCATAAGTTTAATGGAATTGATTTTAAAGCAAACTTCAGTTCTAATGTATTTAATTTAGGCGCTCATACAGAGCTTAAAGAACATTTAAGAAAACAACTAGATTTAATAGAAAGTTATCCTGCTCCCAGCAGTGAAGATTTTATTGAACTACTTAGTAAACATCATAATACTTCCAATCAAAATTGCCTGGTAACTAACGGAGCAACTGAAGCTTTTTATTTAATTACCAATGCTTTTTACGGAAGTAATACTACCATTTGCACGCCTTCTTTTTCTGAATATGAACAAGCCGGAAAAGCTAATAATTTACAGTTAGAGTTTATTGAGCGTAAATCTATTCTCCAACATAAATTCACTGCAAAACTCGCTTTTATTTGTAACCCTAACAATCCTGATGGTTTTGAAAATACTAGTGAAGAAATTGCTACTATAGCAACATTATATCCTAATACCTATTTTGTAATCGACGAAGCATATACTGAATTTACAAGCAATTCTATATCTTGTATTGACTTGCTAAAAGAATATCAAAATATTATTCTTGTAAAATCGTTAACAAAACTATTTGGCATTCCAGGTTTACGATTAGGATATATACTGAGTTCCTCATCTATTATTAATAAACTTTTACAACATAAAATGCCTTGGAATGTAAATAGTCTTGCTTTACAAGCTGGTCAATTCATTTTTAAAAACTATAACAAAATTCTACCTGATTTTGAATCGTATTTTTATGATGCAAAAATATTACAAAATGAGATAGACAAACTGGATGACTTTGAAGTAATTCCTACAAATACAAGCTATTTTTTAATTCGTTTATCTCAACCAAAAGCTTCAGAATTAAAATCATATCTAATCAATTGTCATCAACTATTGATACGAAACGCTTCAAACTTTAGGTCTTTAGATGAGCACTATATAAGAATTGCCAGTCAAACTCCGGAAAAAAACACCTTATTAATTAAAGCTTTATGCTCATGGAACAGTTAA